The sequence TTCCAGCACCACATAATCCGCTGCAATTTCTACAAGACCGGTCCCTGCAATAATTTCCATTTTTTTCTGCAATTCGCGCGTAAGTTCTGCGGCCATGTCGTCATCCAGCAAAGGTAAAACGTGATGGGCTTTTTCGACCACACACAGGTCAAGCCCGCGATGAATCAGGGCTTCCGCCATTTCCAAGCCAATAAATCCACCCCCCACGACCACCGCTTTTTTAATTTTTTTCTGCTGTAAGAACTGAACAATTCTGTCCATGTCCGGAATATCACGCAGGGTAAAAACATGCGCTTGCTGCACCCCTTTAAAGGGCGGAACTATAGGCGAAGCACCTTGGCTGAGAATGAGTTTGTCATAAGGCACTTCAATTTCGTCTCCCTCAGGCCTGCGCACTCGCAATTTTTTTTCGTTTCTCAATATGGCCAACACCTCATGATGGATGTTCACTCGGATACGATATTTGTCCCAAAATTTTTGGGGATTCATGAGCAGCAGATCGTCCCGATTTTTGATATCCCCGCCAATGTAGTAAGGCAGGCCACAGTTGGCAAAAGAGACATAAGGTCCTCTCTCAAATACCGTAATTTCGGCTTGCTCATTTTCACGACGAGCCTTAGCCGCCGCAGAAGCACCCCCGGCCACACCCCCTACCACCACAATTTTGAGTGGCATAAAAACTCCTATCGATTGATTTTTAATCCGTCTCAATACGGTTCCAGGGCATTTTTTCCAAAAGAATAGCCATGCCACAAAAACCAGAGACTCCCGCAAACACAAGACCTGTCCCCACAAAAAGGCTCAGGAATAGAAAGGCAGGATGAACAATTTTGGAAAGGAGAATCCCCAAGACCACGAGTGAACCCGCTGCGATTTGAACTTGCCTCATGAGGGGAAGACGGGAAGATATTTTAACAACGGCCCCAGGAACTTTGGAACATTCAGAAATCCCCCCTTCAATACAGAGGGTATTTGAGAAGCCCTGACCCTCCAAAATTTTGCGGGCCCTCTCGCTTCGAACTCCACTCTGGCAGATCAAATACAACGTTTTGTCTCGAGGGATAATACTGAGTAACCCTTTCTCAATACTATCCAGAGGTAGATTGATAGCTCCGGGGAGGTGACAGGCCGAAAACTCATCGGGGTTTCGAACATCGAGAATCGTACAAGAATCTTTTTGTTTTAACTGAAGGAAATCTTGAGCTCGGATTGTTTTGGATATTGTTTCCATGAACTCTCACATGGTTATAGAGGGGAAAAATGTCAAGGGAGCTAGGAGATCTAGAAATGTTAAAAAGATACAAACCTGGAAATGAGAAGAATCTGGAGGAGTTTTTTTACTGATTCTTTGTAAATAATTTTTTAATTCTTCGCCTGCTTAA comes from Deltaproteobacteria bacterium and encodes:
- a CDS encoding rhodanese-like domain-containing protein, producing METISKTIRAQDFLQLKQKDSCTILDVRNPDEFSACHLPGAINLPLDSIEKGLLSIIPRDKTLYLICQSGVRSERARKILEGQGFSNTLCIEGGISECSKVPGAVVKISSRLPLMRQVQIAAGSLVVLGILLSKIVHPAFLFLSLFVGTGLVFAGVSGFCGMAILLEKMPWNRIETD